TACCTCCCTGCATGACATTTTCGAGAAAGCGCTGGCCCAGTATCGCGAGCAGCTAGAGGGGAAAACCTTCTGCGTGCGCGTGAAACGTCGTGGTAAGCATGAGTTTAGCTCCATTGAGGTAGAACGCTACGTCGGTGGCGGGCTGAATCAGCATATTGAGAGCGCTCGCGTAAAATTGACTCACCCGGATTACACGGTCCATCTGGAAATTGAAGACGATCGCCTGCTGCTGATAACGAACCGTACCGAAGGTATCGGTGGTTTCCCTATCGGTACGCAGGAAGATGTGCTGTCGCTGATCTCCGGTGGCTTTGACTCCAGCGTCTCCAGCTATATGCTGATGCGTCGTGGCTGCCGCGTACACTACTGCTTCTTCAACCTCGGCGGCGCAGCGCATGAGATTGGCGTCCGTCAGGTGGCTCACTATCTGTGGAACCGCTTCGGCAGCTCGCACCGCGTACGCTTTGTGGCGATCAACTTTGAGCCGGTGGTCGGTGAGATCCTGGAAAAAGTAGACGACGGCCAGATGGGCGTCGTACTGAAACGCATGATGGTGCGCGCAGCGTCTAAGGTCGCCGAGCGCTACGGCGTGCAGGCTCTGGTCACTGGTGAAGCGCTGGGCCAGGTCTCTAGCCAGACCCTGACTAACCTGCGTCTGATCGACAACGTCTCTGATACGCTGATCCTGCGTCCGCTGATCTCCCATGATAAAGAGCACATTATCGACGTAGCTCGCGCGATCGGCACGGAAGATTTCTCCCGTACCATGCCAGAGTACTGCGGCGTGATCTCCAAAAGCCCGACGGTAAAAGCGGTGAAGGCGAAGATCGAAGCCGAAGAGCAGAACTTCGA
Above is a genomic segment from Enterobacter sp. C2 containing:
- the thiI gene encoding tRNA uracil 4-sulfurtransferase ThiI — its product is MKFIIKLFPEITIKSQSVRLRFIKILTGNIRNVLKYHDEEIKVVRHWDHVEVRTKDETLRAAIRDALTRIPGIHHILEVEDVPYTSLHDIFEKALAQYREQLEGKTFCVRVKRRGKHEFSSIEVERYVGGGLNQHIESARVKLTHPDYTVHLEIEDDRLLLITNRTEGIGGFPIGTQEDVLSLISGGFDSSVSSYMLMRRGCRVHYCFFNLGGAAHEIGVRQVAHYLWNRFGSSHRVRFVAINFEPVVGEILEKVDDGQMGVVLKRMMVRAASKVAERYGVQALVTGEALGQVSSQTLTNLRLIDNVSDTLILRPLISHDKEHIIDVARAIGTEDFSRTMPEYCGVISKSPTVKAVKAKIEAEEQNFDFAILDRVVEEATNVDIREIAQQTEQEVVEVETVTGFGPNDVVLDIRSPDDQESKPLTIEGVDVVTLPFYKLSTKFGDLDQSKTWLLWCERGVMSRLQALYLHEQGFTNVKVYRP